A window of Lagenorhynchus albirostris chromosome 11, mLagAlb1.1, whole genome shotgun sequence contains these coding sequences:
- the TMEM121B gene encoding transmembrane protein 121B, translating to MRPAPGAPRAAPPPARLQPRFPRGRSGSGSSSSGGSGGDTGSSSSSSSAGAEREDDDESASISRPLVPAGPPGSAAASCASTPTSPRSMTAADLGAGAVAGAVGGAGGASPGPSCRLCCCCCGRRARPGRGGGRRGCAPGPGCRWGYQALSVALLLAQGGLLDVYLIAVTDLYWCSWVATDLVVAAGWAIFFAKNSRGRRGAAHTHHPHHPHAAPLHLPAAPAAAAGAAGAKARGGRGGAGGLGPAGAAGAAGEFAFAYLAWLIYSIAFTPKVVLILGTSILDLIELRAPFGTTGFRLTLALSAPLLYCLVRAIGEAGATPGSAGPLLLQPQRHRAAGCFLGTCLDLLDSSALVELMLDGRAPLPAHLRYLLLAAYFLALASPVLWLHELHAAAASPRGRASRPGGCSRLLRLLGGCLVDVPLLALRCLLAVSYQQPLSVFMLKNLFFLGCRGLEALEGCWDRETPASPSRARAGYGAPPSAPLVPGAPQLGHCISEDEGGAHGYVNTLAVASQN from the coding sequence ATGCGCCCCGCGCCCGGCGCCCCCcgcgcggccccgccccccgcccggcTGCAGCCCCGGTTCCCGCGCGGCCGGAGCGGCtcgggcagcagcagcagcggcggcagcggcggcgacaccggcagcagcagcagcagcagcagcgcggGCGCCGAGCGGGAGGACGACGACGAGAGCGCCAGCATCAGCAGGCCGCTGGTGCCCGCCGGGCCCCCGGGGAGCGCCGCCGCCTCCTGCGCCTCCACGCCCACCTCCCCGCGTAGCATGACCGCCGCCGACCTGGGCGCGGGCGCCGTCGCCGGGGCCGTCGGGGGCGCGGGCGGCGCCAGCCCCGGCCCCTCCTGCCGTTTGTGTTGCTGCTGCTGCGGTCGCCGGGCTCGGCCGGGCCGCGGCGGTGGGCGCCGCGGCTGCGCCCCCGGCCCGGGCTGTCGCTGGGGCTACCAGGCGCTGTCCGTGGCGCTGCTGCTGGCGCAGGGCGGCCTGCTGGACGTGTACCTCATCGCTGTCACCGACCTGTACTGGTGCTCCTGGGTCGCCACCGACCTGGTGGTCGCGGCGGGCTGGGCCATCTTCTTCGCCAAGAACAGCCGGGGCCGTCGGGGCGCCGCGCACACCCACCACCCGCACCACCCGCACGCCGCGCCCCTGCACCtgcccgccgcccccgccgccgctgcCGGGGCTGCGGGAGCCAAGGCGCGCGGCGGCCGCGGGGGCGCGGGCGGCCTGGGGCCGGCGGGGGCGGCCGGCGCGGCTGGCGAGTTCGCCTTCGCCTACTTGGCCTGGCTCATCTACTCCATCGCCTTCACGCCCAAGGTGGTGCTCATCCTGGGCACGTCCATCCTGGACCTCATCGAGCTGCGCGCGCCCTTCGGCACCACGGGCTTCCGCCTCACCCTGGCGCTGTCGGCGCCGCTGCTCTACTGCCTGGTGCGGGCCATCGGCGAGGCGGGCGCCACCCCCGGCTCCGCGGGCCCCCTGCTCCTGCAGCCCCAGCGGCACCGCGCCGCCGGCTGCTTCCTGGGCACGTGCCTGGACCTGCTGGACAGCTCCGCCCTGGTGGAGCTGATGCTGGACGGCCGCGCGCCGCTGCCCGCGCACCTGCGCTACCTGCTTCTCGCCGCCTACTTCCTCGCGCTCGCCTCGCCGGTGCTCTGGCTCCACGAGCTCCACGCCGCTGCCGCCTCGCCCCGGGGCCGGGCCTCGCGGCCGGGAGGCTGCAGCCGCCTGCTGCGTCTGCTGGGCGGCTGCCTCGTGGACGTACCCTTGCTGGCGCTGCGCTGCCTGCTGGCCGTGAGCTACCAGCAACCGCTCTCCGTCTTCATGCTCAAGAACCTCTTCTTCCTCGGCTGCCGCGGCCTGGAGGCCCTGGAGGGCTGCTGGGACAGGGAGACCCCGGCGTCCCCGAGTCGGGCTCGGGCAGGCTACGGCGCTCCGCCCTCCGCCCCGTTGGTGCCGGGAGCCCCCCAGCTGGGCCACTGCATCTCGGAGGACGAGGGGGGCGCCCACGGCTACGTCAACACCCTGGCTGTGGCGTCCCAAAACTGA